Proteins from a genomic interval of Chroococcidiopsis thermalis PCC 7203:
- a CDS encoding tyrosinase family protein encodes MSYELSRRQVLKLAGFLSAGTAAVGSVPIVSRFFADRANAQTGTVYVRENIYTFIQSPQKVEALRRGIQVMKSRPDTNPTSWIYQANMHGIPSGETRRLTAWRTCQHGTFYFFPWHRMYLYYFERILRQASGDPNLALPYWNYSDSVEQRVLPSPFRIPANSTNPLYSDRGSSINVNQGDPLPEADVRYADAFQRTNFFHTTDGGRSFGGRRVTEANANTHRANGYGDLERRPHNGIHSRIGGLMGSVPTAARDPIFWLHHANIDRLWERWLRLGGGRANATTNSDWMNDVFTFFDENGTQVQLRGRDVLDTAGQLNYLYDDPLSRRNRSVTPSSQSIDTSTQQTDTSTQQQIAMSANDRQLTIVLSDAPLTLSAPAQDLVRTRALTAESALTLNITGVEYNPDNPIPYDIYINLPEGVAPDPYGPYYAGILSLFSLPQRGTFRLDITSTVRQLQRRSLMTGDFISVTFVPPYRELQQERSTQDRQAQLQGAVRFSGVTLTRE; translated from the coding sequence ATGAGTTACGAGCTTTCCCGTCGTCAAGTTTTAAAACTAGCTGGATTCTTATCTGCTGGAACTGCTGCTGTCGGAAGCGTTCCCATCGTGAGCCGGTTTTTCGCCGATCGCGCTAACGCTCAGACTGGTACTGTCTACGTTCGCGAGAATATATATACATTTATCCAGTCGCCACAGAAAGTTGAGGCTCTCAGGAGAGGTATTCAGGTGATGAAATCTCGACCTGATACGAACCCGACCAGTTGGATTTACCAAGCTAATATGCATGGCATTCCCAGCGGTGAGACACGCAGATTAACAGCATGGAGGACATGCCAGCATGGAACCTTCTATTTCTTCCCCTGGCATCGCATGTACCTATATTATTTCGAGCGTATTCTCAGGCAAGCATCCGGCGATCCGAATCTGGCACTTCCGTACTGGAACTATTCAGATTCCGTCGAACAGCGCGTTTTACCCTCACCGTTTCGCATCCCCGCCAATTCTACAAACCCCCTCTATAGCGATCGCGGCAGCAGCATTAATGTCAACCAGGGCGATCCATTGCCAGAAGCCGATGTTAGATATGCAGATGCTTTTCAACGGACAAACTTTTTCCATACAACAGATGGCGGGCGCAGCTTTGGTGGACGCAGGGTAACTGAGGCAAATGCGAATACTCACCGTGCTAATGGTTATGGAGACTTAGAACGAAGACCGCATAACGGCATCCATTCGCGTATAGGCGGCTTAATGGGAAGCGTACCTACTGCTGCCCGCGATCCGATTTTTTGGTTGCATCATGCGAACATCGATCGCCTGTGGGAGCGCTGGTTGCGACTGGGAGGTGGACGAGCAAATGCGACAACAAACAGCGATTGGATGAACGATGTTTTTACCTTCTTTGATGAAAACGGCACTCAGGTACAGTTGCGCGGTAGGGATGTTCTCGATACTGCGGGTCAACTAAACTATTTGTATGACGATCCTTTATCAAGGAGAAACAGATCTGTAACGCCATCGTCGCAGAGTATAGATACAAGTACTCAACAAACAGATACAAGCACTCAGCAACAAATAGCTATGTCGGCTAACGATCGGCAATTAACGATTGTCCTCAGCGATGCGCCTCTCACTCTGTCTGCTCCAGCTCAAGATCTCGTGAGGACGAGAGCATTAACGGCAGAATCTGCATTGACTCTCAACATTACAGGAGTCGAGTACAACCCAGATAATCCTATTCCCTACGACATTTACATCAATTTACCTGAAGGAGTTGCACCAGACCCTTATGGTCCCTACTATGCTGGGATTCTGTCACTATTCTCTCTGCCCCAAAGAGGCACTTTCCGCCTTGATATTACTTCTACGGTGAGGCAACTACAAAGGCGTAGTCTCATGACAGGAGATTTTATCTCTGTGACTTTTGTGCCACCTTATAGAGAATTACAGCAGGAGCGCTCTACCCAAGATCGCCAAGCTCAATTACAAGGGGCAGTCCGCTTTAGTGGAGTGACTCTGACTAGAGAGTAA
- a CDS encoding aldo/keto reductase, which produces MRYKLLGNSGLRVSELCLGTMTFGEDWGWGSSYEESRKIFDAFAAAGGNFLDTANLYTNGTSEKYVGEFVAGDRHKWVIATKYSLNTGNGEINAGGNHRKNMVQAVEASLQRLNVEYIDLLWLHAWDFTTPVEEVMRSFDDLVRMGKVLYIGVSDTPAWIISQANTLANLRGWTPLIGLQIEYSLKERTPERDLLPMAQALGIGVTAWSPLGAGLLTGKYNRPAEETDEPGRLSNPNAAQISDRDLEIAAEVTKIATEIDKAPSQVALNWIRQQPGGIIPIIGSRKLKQVEENLACLEFQLTTEQMQHLNDVSAIELGFPHDFLKSSMVQDFAFGGALTKIDRDRFF; this is translated from the coding sequence ATGCGCTACAAACTATTAGGTAACAGTGGATTGCGCGTTTCCGAACTCTGCCTGGGGACGATGACTTTTGGTGAAGATTGGGGGTGGGGAAGTTCTTACGAGGAAAGTCGTAAAATATTCGATGCCTTCGCCGCTGCGGGTGGTAACTTTCTCGATACGGCAAATCTCTATACCAACGGTACGAGTGAAAAGTATGTTGGTGAATTTGTTGCAGGCGATCGCCATAAATGGGTGATTGCGACAAAATATAGTTTAAACACGGGTAATGGCGAAATCAATGCTGGTGGCAACCATCGTAAGAATATGGTGCAGGCAGTAGAAGCCAGTTTGCAGCGATTAAATGTGGAATATATCGATTTACTATGGTTGCACGCTTGGGACTTCACTACGCCTGTAGAAGAGGTGATGCGATCGTTTGACGATCTGGTACGCATGGGTAAGGTATTGTATATCGGTGTTTCCGATACTCCAGCTTGGATTATCTCGCAAGCAAATACCCTAGCAAATCTGCGCGGCTGGACACCTCTTATTGGATTGCAGATCGAATATTCTTTGAAAGAAAGGACACCCGAACGAGACTTATTACCAATGGCACAGGCGCTTGGAATTGGCGTGACAGCTTGGAGTCCCCTCGGTGCTGGTTTATTGACAGGTAAATACAATCGTCCAGCAGAGGAGACGGACGAACCAGGAAGACTAAGCAATCCAAATGCAGCCCAAATTAGCGATCGCGATTTAGAAATTGCAGCAGAGGTGACTAAAATAGCCACAGAAATTGATAAAGCACCTTCACAAGTTGCACTCAACTGGATACGGCAACAACCAGGCGGAATTATTCCTATTATTGGCTCCCGTAAACTGAAACAGGTTGAAGAAAATTTAGCTTGTTTGGAATTTCAACTAACTACCGAACAAATGCAGCACTTAAATGATGTGAGTGCAATTGAACTCGGTTTTCCTCACGATTTTCTCAAAAGTTCGATGGTTCAAGATTTTGCCTTTGGTGGAGCGTTGACTAAGATCGATCGCGATCGCTTTTTCTAG
- the acsF gene encoding magnesium-protoporphyrin IX monomethyl ester (oxidative) cyclase: MVDSLKKPSFEEIRPGVKAPAKETILTPRFYTTDFDEMARMDISVNEDELKAILEEFRTDYNRHHFVRDEEFEQSWDRIDGETRQLFVEFLERSCTAEFSGFLLYKELSRRLKGKNPVLAECFALMSRDEARHAGFLNKAMSDFDLSLDLGFLTKNHTYTFFKPKFIFYATYLSEKIGYWRYITIYRHLQAHPEDRIYPIFRFFENWCQDENRHGDFFDAIMRAQPQMLNDWKARLWCRFFLLSVFATMYLNDIQRAKFYASIGLNARDYDVYVIEKTNETAGRVFPVMLDVENPEFYQRLDVCVKNNEKLTAIASSNTPKFLQFFQKLPFYVSNGWQLLRLYLMKPIDVAPSHGMVR; the protein is encoded by the coding sequence ATGGTAGATTCCCTGAAAAAGCCGAGCTTTGAAGAAATACGTCCTGGGGTAAAAGCTCCAGCCAAGGAAACCATTCTCACGCCTCGGTTTTACACCACAGACTTCGATGAAATGGCGCGGATGGATATTTCCGTCAACGAAGATGAGTTGAAAGCAATACTCGAAGAGTTTCGTACTGACTACAATCGCCATCACTTCGTCCGAGATGAAGAATTTGAACAATCTTGGGATCGCATCGATGGGGAAACTCGCCAATTATTTGTTGAGTTTTTAGAGCGTTCTTGTACGGCAGAGTTTTCTGGTTTCTTGCTGTACAAAGAACTCAGCCGCCGCTTGAAGGGGAAAAACCCCGTATTGGCAGAGTGTTTCGCCCTCATGTCACGAGATGAAGCCCGTCACGCAGGCTTCCTAAATAAAGCGATGTCTGATTTTGATTTGTCGCTTGATTTAGGATTCTTAACCAAGAACCACACGTATACTTTCTTCAAACCGAAGTTTATCTTCTACGCCACTTATCTATCGGAAAAAATCGGTTACTGGCGCTACATCACAATTTACCGTCATCTCCAGGCGCATCCTGAAGATCGGATTTATCCAATTTTCCGCTTCTTTGAAAACTGGTGTCAAGACGAAAACCGTCACGGAGATTTCTTTGATGCCATTATGCGGGCGCAACCGCAAATGTTAAATGACTGGAAAGCGCGGTTATGGTGTCGCTTCTTCCTGTTGTCGGTGTTTGCCACGATGTATCTTAACGATATTCAGCGGGCTAAATTCTATGCTTCCATCGGCTTGAATGCGCGAGATTACGATGTCTACGTGATTGAGAAGACGAACGAAACCGCAGGACGGGTATTTCCGGTGATGCTGGATGTAGAGAATCCAGAGTTTTACCAACGCTTAGATGTTTGCGTGAAGAATAATGAAAAATTAACGGCGATCGCTAGCTCTAATACGCCGAAGTTTCTACAATTCTTCCAGAAATTACCGTTCTACGTTTCTAACGGTTGGCAACTCTTGCGCTTGTACTTGATGAAGCCAATTGACGTTGCCCCATCTCACGGAATGGTACGATAG
- a CDS encoding NINE protein: MNKTSSSYILWLGCLLQVYGLHRFYNGKIATGLLWLFTFGLFGVGQLIDLFLIPDMVDDYNAKLRAKMGLSAAGVPLSDPVVATQTIQVNPKEQLMVKLLKAAAAHGGKLSVTQGVMDTGATFAQVETTLKEMVKSGYVGVDNHPATGVVVYKFLELSS, translated from the coding sequence ATGAATAAAACTAGTAGTTCTTATATTCTGTGGTTGGGTTGTTTGCTTCAAGTTTACGGGTTGCATCGCTTCTATAACGGCAAAATAGCCACGGGTTTGTTGTGGCTGTTTACTTTTGGTTTATTTGGTGTCGGACAATTGATCGATTTATTTCTAATTCCCGATATGGTAGACGATTACAACGCTAAGCTAAGAGCCAAAATGGGTTTATCTGCTGCTGGCGTACCGCTATCAGACCCGGTAGTTGCTACCCAGACAATCCAAGTAAATCCGAAAGAGCAATTGATGGTTAAATTGCTCAAAGCTGCGGCGGCGCATGGGGGTAAGCTTTCCGTCACGCAAGGCGTGATGGATACTGGTGCTACTTTTGCTCAAGTAGAAACAACTTTAAAAGAGATGGTCAAGTCTGGTTATGTAGGAGTTGACAATCATCCTGCAACTGGAGTGGTTGTTTACAAATTCCTTGAATTGTCATCGTAG
- a CDS encoding DUF2996 domain-containing protein has protein sequence MAEENQNPEQAPAGETAGENAPPSTVDKQAPDVVAENLKTTSDPEASEIPTANAPVPEENLVANTDEAKEKGTATAEAPNETDQQAKAADKPGSKKPDASPKADKPAAAKAAGDKPAAKAKKEKGPTVEDKPFTEFIQQDYIPAIEKALKAQGVVDVDLTLTKQKIPVVGLEQQECWQIVGKWQNVSRQFNLYFPDEDIQGKKYFSCNEGSRPSTIEHFLGDERKMTLDLLMWGIVQRLNGQKWLSLN, from the coding sequence ATGGCAGAAGAAAATCAGAATCCAGAACAGGCTCCAGCAGGAGAAACGGCAGGCGAAAACGCGCCACCCAGCACTGTAGATAAACAAGCTCCTGATGTCGTTGCAGAAAATCTTAAAACGACTTCTGACCCAGAAGCTTCAGAGATTCCTACTGCCAACGCACCAGTTCCAGAAGAGAATCTAGTGGCGAACACGGACGAGGCGAAGGAAAAAGGCACGGCGACAGCAGAAGCTCCAAATGAAACTGACCAGCAAGCAAAAGCAGCTGACAAGCCAGGTTCCAAAAAACCCGACGCATCGCCTAAAGCCGATAAGCCAGCCGCCGCTAAAGCAGCAGGTGATAAACCCGCCGCTAAAGCTAAGAAAGAAAAAGGTCCAACAGTCGAAGATAAACCATTTACTGAATTCATCCAACAAGATTACATCCCAGCAATTGAGAAGGCTTTAAAAGCTCAAGGAGTCGTGGATGTAGACTTAACGCTTACCAAGCAAAAAATTCCTGTAGTTGGTTTAGAGCAGCAAGAGTGCTGGCAAATTGTTGGCAAGTGGCAAAATGTCTCGCGACAATTCAACCTTTATTTCCCTGATGAAGATATTCAAGGCAAGAAATATTTCTCTTGCAATGAAGGCTCTCGACCCAGCACTATCGAGCATTTTCTGGGTGACGAACGCAAGATGACGCTCGACCTATTAATGTGGGGAATCGTCCAGCGGTTGAACGGTCAAAAGTGGCTGTCACTGAATTAG